A genomic segment from Agrobacterium vitis encodes:
- a CDS encoding adenine phosphoribosyltransferase, whose protein sequence is MTQISQELSAAIRSIPDYPKPGIVFRDITTLLGNPRAFRRAVDELVQPYAGLKIDKIAGMEARGFILGGAVAHQLSAGFVPIRKKGKLPHTTVRIAYSLEYGVDEMEMHVDAVQPGEKVILVDDLIATGGTAVGAVQLLRQIGADVVSACFVIDLPDLGGRKKLEALGVEVRTLVEFSGH, encoded by the coding sequence ATGACACAGATTTCCCAGGAACTTTCCGCCGCTATCCGCTCCATTCCGGATTATCCCAAGCCCGGCATCGTGTTTCGCGATATCACCACGCTGCTCGGCAATCCACGCGCTTTTCGCCGCGCCGTCGATGAACTAGTGCAACCCTATGCCGGGTTGAAGATCGACAAGATCGCTGGCATGGAAGCACGCGGCTTCATTCTGGGCGGGGCGGTGGCGCATCAGCTGTCTGCCGGTTTCGTGCCGATCCGCAAGAAGGGCAAGCTGCCGCACACGACGGTGCGGATCGCCTATAGCCTGGAATATGGCGTGGACGAGATGGAAATGCATGTCGATGCCGTGCAGCCCGGTGAAAAGGTCATTCTGGTCGATGACCTGATCGCCACTGGCGGCACCGCCGTCGGCGCAGTGCAGCTACTGCGTCAGATCGGCGCCGACGTCGTCTCCGCCTGCTTCGTCATCGACCTGCCGGATCTCGGCGGCCGCAAGAAGCTGGAAGCTCTAGGTGTTGAAGTGCGCACGCTGGTGGAATTTTCCGGGCATTGA